A genomic region of Trifolium pratense cultivar HEN17-A07 linkage group LG3, ARS_RC_1.1, whole genome shotgun sequence contains the following coding sequences:
- the LOC123914659 gene encoding G-type lectin S-receptor-like serine/threonine-protein kinase RKS1 produces the protein MKSAKNVIYLVTAKIDKHKLLVLHNNWLLIISLIILLTFSFCSCSSDTISSDKPIRDGELLISKSKTFSLGFFTPGNSTSRYVGIWYNNLPIQTVVWVANRDSPINDTSGILSIDRNGNLVLNHNLSTIPIWSTNVSLQQYRRNGTSVIAQLTDIANLVIVLKTTKNVIWESFDYPTDTFLPYQRLGFDRKTNQSWFLQSWKTNDDPGKGAFTLTFSTIGKPQFFMYNNDLPWWRGGPWIGSILAGVPSVKRERATFNVSFVEDDNNVALTYNIFYKSVITRIVVQESGFFQTLTWDNQKNRWNQFFSEPVNQCDSYGICGSNSNCDPLNFKDFKCTCLPGFEPKFPLDWYDSGDGSGGCVRKKGASVCGNGEGFIKVSIFDKMMLQLHQDSSGKVNVAQSNIHPNLPFFSFKTIMTATRNCDHEHKLGQGGFGSVYKGCLVNGQEIAVKRLSRNSGQGKEEFKNEVTLLIKLQHRNLVRLLGCCFEKEERMLVYEYLPNKSLDFFIFDKNQRSSLDWGKRFEIICGIARGVLYLHQDSRLKIIHRDLKASNVLLDAAMDPKISDFGMARIFGDDEIQARTKRVVGT, from the exons ATGAAATCTGCTAAAAATGTTATCTACCTTGTCACAGCCAAAATTGATAAACACAAGTTGTTAGTGTTACATAACAATTGGCTGCTAATTATTTCTTTGATTATACTTCTAACCTTCTctttttgctcttgttcttctgaTACCATATCCTCTGACAAACCTATAAGAGATGGTGAGCTTCTGATTTCTAAATCTAAAACTTTTTCTCTTGGATTCTTCACTCCAGGAAATTCCACGTCTCGCTATGTTGGAATTTGGTACAACAATTTGCCAATCCAAACTGTTGTTTGGGTTGCAAACAGAGATAGTCCAATCAACGACACTTCTGGAATCCTATCAATCGACCGAAATGGAAATCTAGTACTCAACCACAACCTAAGCACTATTCCCATTTGGTCAACCAACGTTTCGTTACAACAATATCGAAGAAATGGCACCAGCGTTATAGCTCAACTGACGGATATAGCAAACCTTGTTATCGTACTAAAAACCACCAAAAATGTCATATGGGAAAGCTTTGATTATCCCACAGACACTTTTCTTCCATATCAAAGACTTGGTTTTGATAGAAAAACTAATCAAAGTTGGTTCCTTCAATCCTGGAAGACAAATGATGACCCTGGAAAAGGCGCCTTCACGTTGACATTCAGCACCATTGGTAAACCTCAATTTTTTATGTACAACAATGACCTTCCTTGGTGGCGTGGTGGACCTTGGATTGGATCAATATTAGCAGGTGTACCTAGTGTGAAACGAGAAAGGGCCACTTTTAACGTTTCTTTTGTCGAAGATGACAACAATGTAGCACTCACatataacatattttataaGTCTGTCATCACTAGAATTGTGGTTCAGGAATCTGGTTTCTTTCAAACACTCACGTGGGACAATCAAAAGAATCGATGGAACCAGTTCTTTTCAGAACCAGTAAACCAATGTGATAGCTATGGAATTTGTGGATCGAACAGTAATTGTGACCCTTTAAACTTTAAAGATTTTAAGTGTACTTGTTTACCTGGTTTTGAACCCAAATTTCCACTTGATTGGTATGATAGTGGAGATGGGTCAGGAGGCTGCGTAAGGAAGAAAGGTGCATCTGTTTGCGGAAACGGGGAAGGTTTTATCAAAGTT TCTATTTTTG ATAAAATGATGCTGCAATTACACCAAGATTCCTCTGGAAAAGTGAATGTTGCTCAAAGCAACATACATCCAAATCTACCCTTTTTTAGCTTTAAAACGATAATGACAGCTACAAGAAATTGTGATCATGAGCATAAGCTTGGACAAGGTGGATTTGGCTCTGTCTATAAG GGTTGCTTGGTTAATGGACAAGAGATAGCAGTTAAAAGATTGTCAAGAAATTCAGGTCAAGGCAAAGAAGAGTTTAAAAATGAAGTTACACTTTTAATTAAACTCCAACACAGAAATCTAGTGAGGTTGCTCGGTTGTTGctttgaaaaagaagaaagaatgtTAGTTTATGAATACCTCCCAAACAAAAGCCTAGACTTCTTTATATTCG ATAAAAACCAAAGGTCATCATTGGATTGGGGTAAGCGTTTTGAAATTATTTGTGGTATTGCTCGAGGTGTATTATATCTTCATCAAGATTCAAGGTTGAAAATAATTCATAGAGATCTAAAAGCCAGCAATGTTCTCCTTGATGCTGCAATGGATCCCAAAATCTCAGATTTTGGTATGGCTAGAATATTTGGAGATGATGAAATCCAAGCTAGAACAAAAAGAGTGGTTGGAACATAG
- the LOC123918163 gene encoding G-type lectin S-receptor-like serine/threonine-protein kinase RKS1: protein MDSIKNLFYLVTTQNPKQKLLVLHNSLILVLITFYFCSCSSDTISTHKPIRDGELLISKSKTFALGFFSPGKSTSRYVGIWYNNLPIQTVVWVANRDNPINDTSGILSISPNGNLVLHRNLSSTVPIWSTNVSLPQSQRNSTSVVIAQLSDIANLVLMINNTKTVLWESFGHPTDTLLPYQRLGFDRKTNQSWFLQSWKTDDDPGTGAFTAKFSTIGKPQLFMYNHDLPWWRAGHWNGALFVGLPNLKRDMAISNVSFVEYDNYVALSYNMFDKSVITRIVVQQSGFTQTFSWDNQKTRWIRHWSEPTDQCDSYGTCGSNSNCDSSNFDDFKCTCLLGFEPKFPRDWYESRDGSGGCVRKKGESVCGNGEGFVKVVSLKVPDTSMAIAKGGLSLEECKTECFKNCSCTAYAVADVKNGGSGCLTWYGDLMDIQKLSDQGQDLFLRVDKVELANYYKKSKGFLDKKRLAAILVAFIVSVVLLLSWVYCMWRRKRKDKMMRQLNQDSSEEENDAQSNTHPNLPLFSYKTIMTATRNCGHENKLGQGGFGSVYKGCLVNGQVIAVKRLSKDSGQGKEEFKNEVTLLVKLQHRNLVRLLGCSFENEERMLVYEYLPNKSLDFFIFDQNQRSSLDWVKRFDIICGIARGVLYLHQDSRLKIIHRDLKASNVLLDAAMIPKISDFGMARIFGEDEIQARTKRLVGTYGYMSPEYAMEGRYSTKSDVFSYGVLLLEIIAGQRNTHCEIGRASPNLIGHVWTLWTEGRALDTVDSTLNQSYPPAIVLRCIQIGLLCVQENAMNRPTMSEVVFMLCNETPVCQPQKPAFLFNGNQDLQESSTSGGGSSIIELTETTISAR from the exons ATGGACTCTATTAAAAATCTTTTCTACCTTGTCACAACCCAAAATCCTAAACAAAAGTTGTTAGTATTACATAACTCTTTGATTCTAGTACTTATCACCTTCTatttttgctcttgttcttctgaTACCATATCTACTCACAAACCCATAAGAGATGGTGAGCTTCTGATTTCTAAATCTAAAACGTTTGCTCTCGGATTCTTCTCTCCAGGAAAGTCCACCTCTCGCTATGTAGGAATTTGGTACAACAATTTGCCAATCCAAACTGTTGTTTGGGTTGCAAACAGAGATAATCCGATCAATGACACTTCTGGAATTCTATCTATCAGTCCAAATGGAAACCTAGTACTCCACCGTAACCTTAGTAGCACCGTTCCCATTTGGTCTACCAATGTTTCATTACCACAATCACAAAGAAATAGCACTAGTGTTGTTATAGCTCAACTATCGGATATAGCAAACCTTGTTCTTATGATAAACAACACCAAAACTGTATTATGGGAAAGCTTTGGTCATCCCACAGACACCTTGCTTCCATATCAAAGGCTTGGTTTTGATagaaaaacaaatcaaagttGGTTCCTTCAATCCTGGAAGACAGATGATGACCCTGGAACGGGTGCATTCACAGCAAAATTCAGCACCATTGGCAAACCTCAGTTGTTTATGTACAACCATGATCTTCCTTGGTGGCGTGCTGGACATTGGAACGGTGCATTATTCGTAGGTCTACCTAATTTGAAACGAGATATGGCCATTTCTAACGTTTCTTTCGTTGAATATGACAACTATGTAGCACTCTCATATAACATGTTTGATAAGTCTGTCATTACTAGGATAGTGGTTCAGCAATCTGGTTTCACACAAACATTCTCGTGGGACAATCAAAAGACTCGATGGATCCGGCACTGGTCTGAACCAACAGACCAATGTGATAGCTATGGAACATGTGGATCAAACAGTAATTGTGACTCTTCGAATTTTGACGACTTTAAGTGTACTTGTTTACTTGGTTTTGAACCGAAATTTCCACGTGATTGGTATGAAAGTAGAGATGGGTCAGGAGGGTGTGTAAGAAAGAAAGGTGAATCTGTTTGTGGGAATGGAGAAGGGTTTGTGAAAGTTGTAAGCTTGAAAGTTCCTGATACATCTATGGCAATTGCTAAAGGTGGTTTGAGTTTGGAAGAATGTAAGACAGAATGCTTCAAAAACTGCTCTTGTACGGCCTATGCAGTTGCTGATGTGAAAAATGGTGGAAGTGGATGTTTGACATGGTATGGGGATCTAATGGACATTCAAAAACTTAGTGATCAAGGCCAAGATTTATTTTTACGAGTCGATAAAGTTGAACTTG CCAATTACTACAAAAAAAGCAAAGGATTCCTTGATAAAAAGAGGCTGGCTGCAATTCTGGTAGCTTTTATAGTTTCAGTTGTCCTCCTTCTCTCCTGGGTGTATTGCATGTGGAGgagaaaaagaaagg ATAAAATGATGCGGCAATTAAACCAAGATTCCTCTGAAGAAGAGAATGATGCTCAAAGCAACACACATCCAAATCTACCCCTTTTCAGCTATAAAACGATAATGACAGCGACAAGAAATTGTGGTCATGAGAATAAGCTTGGACAAGGTGGATTTGGCTCTGTCTACAAG GGTTGCTTGGTTAATGGACAAGTGATAGCAGTGAAAAGATTGTCCAAAGATTCAGGTCAAGGCAAAGAAGAGTTTAAAAATGAAGTTACACTTTTAGTTAAACTCCAACACAGAAATCTAGTGAGGTTACTTGGTTGTAGCTTTGAAAACGAAGAAAGGATGCTAGTTTACGAATACCTACCAAACAAAAGCTTAGACTTCTTTATATTCG ATCAAAACCAAAGGTCTTCATTGGATTGGGTTAAGCGTTTTGATATTATTTGCGGGATTGCGCGAGGTGTTTTATATCTACATCAAGATTCGAGGCTGAAAATAATTCATAGAGATCTAAAAGCCAGCAATGTTCTCCTTGATGCTGCAATGATTCCCAAAATCTCAGATTTTGGTATGGCTAGAATATTTGGAGAAGATGAAATCCAAGCAAGAACAAAAAGATTGGTCGGAACATA TGGATATATGTCACCAGAATATGCAATGGAAGGACGGTACTCAACAAAATCTGATGTCTTCAGTTATGGTGTCTTACTACTGGAGATTATTGCTGGCCAAAGAAACACACATTGTGAAATAGGAAGAGCCTCCCCAAATTTAATTGGTCAT GTGTGGACACTATGGACAGAAGGAAGGGCATTGGACACAGTTGATTCAACACTAAATCAGTCTTATCCTCCTGCTATAGTTCTGAGATGCATTCAAATTGGACTTTTGTGTGTGCAAGAAAATGCCATGAATAGACCAACAATGTCAGAAGTTGTGTTCATGCTATGCAATGAAACACCTGTTTGCCAACCTCAAAAACCAGCATTCTTATTCAATGGAAACCAAGATTTGCAAGAGTCATCAACATCAGGAGGAGGATCTTCGATAATTGAATTAACAGAAACTACCATCAGTGCTCGCTAA
- the LOC123918164 gene encoding G-type lectin S-receptor-like serine/threonine-protein kinase At1g11410 has protein sequence MMKLLLLFLILYYPCCHSLDTITLNQTIKDGDVLISNVRGTFALGFFSLEKGSKTRYLGIWYNKISEQTIVWVANRDNPLNDTSGVLSINNGNLVLHKNNDKNLKPIWSSNVSISSSIGNVSAKLLDNGNFVLTHSNGKNVVWQSFDFPSNTLLPFMKLGLNRKTGLNRFLTSWKSPIDPGTGNLTYRIDPTGFPQLFLYRDNKDPVWRTGSWTGQRWSGVPEMTPTFIFNVSFINDEDEVFIMYGVKDPMVLSRMVLDDTGHVRRLTWQPNEHRWFQIWFGPKEECDNFKQCGSNSNCDPYNAEKFECECLPGFEPKFPREWYLRDGSGGCVRKGNVSTCQSGEGFVKVAIVKVPDTSKTRVNESLSLKECREECLGDCSCVAFTSENEMLQGGCVTWHGDMEDTRTYTQVGQDLYVRVDKHELARYAKHPYGSLGKKGMVALSVVCTCLIVFMGTVFAYWFIKVRKQGARRDRKFSFRLSFPDSDQQEFESTNNSNLPFFDLSIIAAATNNFSIANKLGEGGFGSVYKGILINGTEIAVKRLSKYSGQGIEEFKNEVVLISKLQHRNLVRIVGCCVQGDEKMLIYEYLPNKSLDFFIFDKSKSSELDWRKRFDIICGIARGILYLHHDSRLRIIHRDLKASNVLLDTALNPKIADFGMARMFGGDQIEATTKRVVGTYGYMSPEYAMEGQFSVKSDVYSFGVLLLEIVTGKKNSGQYEDNESTNLVGHIWNLWREDKAMDIIDESLGETFSELEVQRCIQIGLLCVQDFAVDRPSMSAVVSMLGNDSTLPTPKQPAFIFKKSNYESSNPSTSEGIYSVNNVSMTMIEAR, from the exons ATGATGAAACTGCTTCTTCTGTTCTTGATCCTTTACTACCCTTGTTGCCACTCACTTGATACCATAACATTAAACCAAACAATCAAAGACGGCGATGTCTTAATCTCCAACGTTCGAGGAACCTTTGCACTTGGTTTCTTTAGCTTAGAGAAAGGTTCCAAAACACGTTACCTTGGTATATGGTATAACAAAATTTCAGAACAAACCATTGTTTGGGTTGCTAACAGAGACAATCCTCTAAATGACACTTCTGGTGTTCTTTCCATCAACAACGGAAACCTGGTACTCCACAAAAACAATGACAAAAACCTTAAACCTATTTGGTCTTCCAATGTTTCTATTTCTAGCTCAATTGGAAATGTTTCAGCTAAGCTTTTGGATAATGGAAACTTTGTTTTGACTCATAGCAATGGAAAAAATGTTGTATGGCAGAGTTTTGATTTTCCATCTAATACTTTACTTCCTTTCATGAAACTTGGGTTGAACCGTAAAACCGGTTTGAACCGGTTCCTCACATCTTGGAAATCGCCAATTGACCCAGGAACTGGAAACTTGACATACCGGATTGACCCGACTGGGTTTCCCCAACTGTTTCTTTATAGAGATAATAAAGATCCAGTTTGGCGAACCGGGTCGTGGACGGGTCAACGATGGAGCGGAGTACCCGAAATGACTCCGACTTTCATCTTCAACGTTAGTTTTATTAACGATGAAGATGAAGTATTTATAATGTATGGTGTGAAGGATCCAATGGTGTTATCGAGAATGGTGTTGGATGACACGGGTCACGTGAGGAGGCTGACGTGGCAACCAAACGAACATAGATGGTTTCAAATTTGGTTTGGTCCAAAAGAAGAATGTGATAATTTCAAACAATGCGGGTCGAACTCTAATTGCGACCCGTATAATGCTGAAAAGTTTGAGTGTGAATGTTTACCCGGATTTGAACCAAAATTTCCGAGAGAGTGGTATTTGAGAGATGGGTCGGGTGGGTGTGTGCGGAAGGGGAATGTGTCCACGTGTCAAAGTGGGGAAGGGTTTGTGAAAGTTGCAATTGTGAAGGTGCCTGATACTTCGAAGACACGTGTGAATGAGAGTTTGAGTTTGAAGGAGTGTAGGGAGGAATGTTTGGGGGATTGTTCTTGTGTTGCATTTACAAGTGAAAATGAGATGTTGCAAGGTGGGTGTGTTACTTGGCATGGTGATATGGAGGATACAAGAACTTATACACAAGTTGGACAAGATTTGTATGTACGTGTTGATAAGCATGAATTGG CTAGGTATGCAAAACATCCATATGGTTCTCTTGGCAAAAAGGGAATGGTGGCACTTTCAGTTGTTTGTACTTGCTTGATAGTGTTTATGGGGACCGTTTTCGCGTATTGGTTTATAAAAGTGCGAAAACAAG GGGCGAGAAGGGATCGCAAGTTTTCCTTTCGTCTTAGCTTTCCTGACTCGGATCAGCAAGAATTTGAAAGTACAAACAATTCAAATTTACCATTCTTTGATCTTAGCATCATAGCTGCTGCAACAAACAATTTTTCGATTGCTAACAAGCTTGGTGAAGGTGGTTTTGGTTCTGTTTATAAG GGTATATTGATCAACGGAACGGAAATTGCAGTGAAGAGGTTGTCAAAATATTCCGGACAAGGCATAGAAGAGTTTAAAAATGAGGTTGTTTTGATTTCAAAACTCCAACACAGAAATCTTGTTAGGATCGTAGGTTGTTGCGTTCAAGGAGACGAGAAGATGTTAATCTATGAGTATTTACCTAACAAAAGCTTAGACTTTTTCATTTTTG ATAAATCTAAAAGTTCAGAGCTAGACTGGAGAAAGCGGTTTGATATTATATGCGGCATTGCTAGAGGGATCCTATATCTTCACCATGACTCGCGATTAAGAATAATTCATAGAGACCTAAAAGCCAGCAATGTTTTGTTGGACACTGCATTGAACCCAAAAATTGCAGATTTTGGTATGGCTAGAATGTTTGGTGGAGATCAAATTGAAGCAACTACAAAACGTGTCGTTGGAACCTA CGGTTATATGTCTCCAGAGTATGCAATGGAAGGACAATTTTCGGTGAAGTCTGATGTATACAGCTTTGGAGTTTTGCTGCTAGAGATAGTTACAGGCAAAAAGAACAGTGGTCAATATGAAGACAATGAATCCACAAATTTAGTTGGACAT ATATGGAATCTATGGAGAGAAGACAAAGCCATGGATATTATTGATGAATCATTAGGAGAGACATTCTCTGAGCTTGAAGTCCAAAGATGCATCCAAATTGGACTTTTATGTGTACAAGATTTTGCAGTTGACAGACCATCTATGTCAGCTGTTGTTTCTATGTTGGGAAATGACTCAACTCTTCCTACTCCAAAACAGCCAGCATTTATTTTCAAGAAAAGTAATTATGAGAGTTCAAATCCATCAACCAGTGAAGGAATTTACTCAGTAAATAATGTAAGTATGACTATGATTGAAGCTCGTTAA